From the Oncorhynchus keta strain PuntledgeMale-10-30-2019 chromosome 13, Oket_V2, whole genome shotgun sequence genome, the window TTCCCTccccagagtcagtagaaaggtttCATTAGTGTCctgagttttcataactgtgaccttaattgcctaccgtctgtaagctgttagtgtcttaacaaccgttccacaggtgtatgttcattaattgtttatggttcaagcatgggaaacagtgtttaaaccatttacaatgaagatctgtgaagttatttggatttttatgaattatctttgaaagacagggtcctcaaaatgggacgtttctttttttgctgagtttagtaaaggcccagtgcgcTACTTCTGTGCAAAAATCTTATTTCAAAAATAAAATGTACTTTATTCAGATTTTTCCGGGGTTGCTGCAGCATATCCCTACTTCCCGCGGCTATGCTTACTTCAGACATTTTACTATTACCACTACCAATTCACTCACTGTTCACCTTAGTGGACTTAACCAAAAAGAGGAATAATCATTGTTCAGTCTAAGGTGTTAGAGATGAGATTCTGAGACTTGGGGTGAATCTCAAGTCTTCCCTGGagtcctctcttctcatctccctcgCAACATACATTGAAGGAGAAGGTATGAGGGGAGGAACCTTATCTTCTCTTCCCATGTGTATTGAGAAAGAGGATAAGATTCACCCTTGTTACTTTCCTTTTACAAATTCCCTCTTTTCTCAGCCTAGTCATTGAGACCCTAAAAGACGTAGACCCAACAAGGAAGTGCTTCCGGCTGGTGGGTGGGGTGCTCGTGGAGAGGACAGTTAAGGAAGTCTTACCAGCTCTGGAAAGCAATAAAGAACAGGTAACATTTTTATTCAGGCTTGCTCTTTTGGGTATAATTCAGGTTACTGTAAAACACTGAAAAGTGCTGGTGTAAAATGGGAATTCCAAAATAATTGTGATTGATGGTAAGATGCCATGAATATGTCAATATGTATGTGATGTGGTGGCCATTGGCTGTAGTCCGACTGGTGAGGTAAACTCGCTTGGAAGTTTTTTTAATAGAGGAAACAGACTTGAGCAACTAACGGCCGAGTGTACTTATACAGCAAGTGAACGTCCTATCGCCTCTGACCAGAATATCGGGAGTAATTTTCTTTTCATTTCTTAATGATTCTTCTACATGTTGAATCGTTACCGTTCGTCGACACACAGTAGGTAATCTACTGCAAAATACTGATGTTCGTTATGGTGCGAGGCTATGGTACCAAGGCTGTAGGTTGTTGCAGTACTATCCTATACAACTAAATCACTACTGGTCAGACATTATGATTAACGATCTGCTTTTCCCTCATTTCCTTACAGATCTCAAAGATTGTAGAATCCCTCAACACACAGATGCAGTCCAAAGGCCGGGAGCTCACAGAGTACCGGGAAAAATACAACATCCGATTGgtgggagaaggggaggaaggcCAGGGCAAATCTGCAGCGTCCTCCAATGGGGGCGAAGGGAGCGCGTCTAAAGGCGGTGCCGGCGTTCTAGTTTCGTAGCTTTGTGAAACGGCTTTAGTAAAATAGGAAATTGTGCAGAATGCCATCAAGCATCGAGTCGGCACAGACTCTGAAAGGCATTTCAAGGGCCCGAGTTTTACGAATGTCTTGCATGAAACCAATGTTACAAGGGCCAGATTCTCAAGACCATTCAATTGAGATAAATGAAGCGTGTTATTGAATCCTTTTCACCTATAGTTAAACAAAACTTAAGCCAACAATTTACTTACTCTGGTTTATTTTCTCTTCAGACATGAACAAGCCTTTCGCCTTTTACTCGAGGCAGTGTTTCATCAAAATCTTACGGGATGATCGTTGTATTAAACAACATGCCTTCTTGATGACCATATATTGTCTGTCACATTTATTTGATGTTTATTAATACTGTCATATTTCAATGTACATTATGATTTTGTTGGTGTTTTGTCTTCGAGAGGTTTGTCTCTGGCATGCCATAGAACGACACATGCAAAAGGAATGCCAATCTGATTGGGAAAGCACTGTTCACTGCATCATTTTAATCTGTTTTGGAAAGAAACCTTGCTCTGAGCATCAGTTTTAGATAACATAAATGCATACATATTTAAATACAAATACACCCTATTTCCTacgtagtgcactaattttgagaggatacggtgccatttgggacagacttCCAGTGTCCTAGCCTATATTAACTTTCACTGTGTAGTTttgtgaatatatatattttttcatgttaggaatacaaataataatttaaataatACATAAGTAATATATTATTCAGTCCATATGGTTTGCTAGTCACTGTTTTAGGAATTTATGAGCTGGCCTGTCAGCAGTCTTATACTGTGGGGACCATTTCATGGGTGAAGACAACATGAAATCTACCTGGATGACGTCTTCCGATGCACTGGTCTCAACAAAGGACCTTCCTACCAGCTGTCATATACGACAGTGCTATGGCATGCCATCCTCTGGAGCAGTAAGCTATAGAGTACCCCAAAAAACAGCACACGATAATGTATCGTGTGGGGCAAGACTGGACAATAAATATGGTTTGAACGTTTTTGTTTCTTCCTTGTGACTTTGTATTAGAGCAAGAAGGTGTCAATTTGATGTGGTTATTAGGCGGGGTTTCAGTTTTGACCAATATCATTTTCTACACACACGGAGGAGGATATTTGACTGTCCACTCTTACTGGCTACCGGACACCACTTCTATTCCTGAGATAGGAAAAGATTTGTCGacgaggatgggattcgaacccacgcgtgcagagcacaatggattagcagtccatcgccttaaccactcggccacctcgtCCTCTGAGTCACATTACATGCCAAAACCCCTATTTATCTTAAACTTAAGGGGGGTAAATACCCAACAAATAGCATATTTGAACATGCAGTTGTTCGCTACAAACACAATAAATTGTCCATTTTATGTCGAACTAGCTAGCTACGTGCCCTTCTATACTAGGGTTTGTGGTAGGAAAGCGGAGACGTGCACCACAAGGTTGtaactagttaccacagccacaaagtcataaactccGTCTATTTATACAATGTATCcgcttaaaatctgattttaaactgaACCACAACCACACTGCTTACCTTTAACATCACAATAAATTATGACCAAAAAGCACGtttttgttttcattcatttttacgATATAGTCAACTTTGTGGATGtgctatctagtggaaacccCACCATTCTCCAAATGTGTTTTTTAATGCTATGAGATTGACCCGTGCAATGATTTCACGACTGAAAATCGTATCGAATCCTACGGCAGCACTGCGTGATGTCAACTGCACGAGACAGTCGAGGAGAGCCCCCCATAAATAAATTCCGAAATCAGCTCCGTGTAACTAGTTAGCCACCTAGCAGTGGTCAATTTTATACCTGCCTGGGGCATGTTCCTAAAGGATTTTGCTGTATGTGGTGTACATGCAGTGCCCGGGAATACATTACTCTAAGGAATGTTCCGTGTTTAAGGTGTTGCTCTGGTAATGGTAGCAGTCTTGCAACTGAAGCAGCAGCGCTACCGATACTAGGAGCTTTTCCGGAGCTCTGGCAAGAAAAATGGAAACTCTGAGAAAAACTCACGGGAAGAGTGTCTCAGGTACTCTCTGTCCACGGGGCTATATTTGATGCCAGCGGGAAATACCGTGTGTACAATAACTTGATCAACAGCGATTTCTCCACCAATTAGAAGAATGGAACGGATGCAAGCTTGCACAAATTGGCCTTAGCAACGCACACATCCATCAACAACTTGCATACCCTGGACTCTTTGGTGGAACGTTGGCAGAACCCTCTCTCTGTGGCCATTTTCGCACATGGGCAAGATGCCACATTGCCACAGCCCTGGTCTACACCCTCAGCATCTTCTGCCCTCAGTGGACTTCCACATGGTGTGCCACTCCGGGAAGATGGCGAGTTTCCCTGAACAGGAACGGGAGCATTTTGCAGGTCTGGAGGATTGTGCCGCAGTGTTCGCCAGGCTGGAGACGCACCGAGAC encodes:
- the LOC118392125 gene encoding prefoldin subunit 2-like isoform X2, giving the protein MAANSSSTVSKPSNSTGGKQSGPSAEQVVAAFQRMRTEQRSMASKAAELEMEINEHSLVIETLKDVDPTRKCFRLVGGVLVERTVKEVLPALESNKEQISKIVESLNTQMQSKGRELTEYREKYNIRLVGEGEEGQGKSAASSNGGEGSASKGGAGVLVS
- the LOC118392125 gene encoding prefoldin subunit 2-like isoform X1, whose protein sequence is MLSALLKGRWTDFSPSRLRFKPATFRLLAPMLLTVVAAFQRMRTEQRSMASKAAELEMEINEHSLVIETLKDVDPTRKCFRLVGGVLVERTVKEVLPALESNKEQISKIVESLNTQMQSKGRELTEYREKYNIRLVGEGEEGQGKSAASSNGGEGSASKGGAGVLVS